One genomic segment of Scylla paramamosain isolate STU-SP2022 chromosome 11, ASM3559412v1, whole genome shotgun sequence includes these proteins:
- the LOC135104988 gene encoding fibrocystin-L-like isoform X4, whose amino-acid sequence MGRHDLAHQRVRQCSADSKAPRVYSIVVCVDGVCVPDSSHSVLYRWARSPTIETVALLWSLPGSLLDLHGSFHNSKHCKLDHTDLVSSEAKSGNVFTKAFVGGVPCDIVDDNLELCDTLTREKVTCRSKAKLVGPMNVTVCVTGRGASEVTKIGRYLDSQDRLYQFLTYAGHH is encoded by the exons GCAGTGCAGTGCAGACTCCAAGGCTCCCCGAGTGTACagcattgttgtgtgtgtggatggggtgTGTGTGCCAGACTCCTCACACTCTGTATTG TATCGCTGGGCAAGGTCACCTACTATTGAGACAGTAGCTCTTCTTTGGTCATTGCCAGGCTCTCTTTTGGATCTTCATGGCAGTTTCCACAACAGCAAACACTGCAAGCTTGACCACACTGATCTTGTCTCCAGTGAAGCTAAGAGTGGGAATGTTTTTACcaa GGCCTTTGTTGGAGGCGTCCCCTGTGATATAGTGGATGACAACCTGGAGCTCTGTGACACACTGACAAGGGAGAAGGTTACTTGTCGCTCCAAGGCTAAGCTGGTCGGCCCCATGAATGTCACTGTCTGCGTTACCGGAAGAGGCGCGTCTGAAGTGACCAAGATAGGAAGGTACTTGGACTCCCAGGACAGGCTGTACCAGTTCCTCACATATGCTG GCCATCACTAG
- the LOC135104986 gene encoding uncharacterized protein LOC135104986 isoform X1, whose translation MQQLCLSLLVSDPIEPPPKEAPPKATEEEGSVVILDAKLFYKQQEKEVAEKIKESLAVTEYAKPSSALVLSGVSSSVVQYTVFEMQLSFTVLDTEGAPTSDLGHKSDPSQVTASLLGGPPGAIVMGTTTVPNRNGTAIFTNLSVSKPGEGYNLIFTITYPSYAPALTTTLEGTFSLTQMSAAMVLQQPSIVQAGQPTTITVHFVDKDSGLVLNGLAFKGRHLWANCWQRLLRDTLRLSRGLVVYPSHLVIKEYPMVKSLHTDPF comes from the exons ATGCAGcaactgtgcctctctctcttg gtGAGTGACCCCATCGAGCCACCACCCAAGGAAGCccctccaaaggccacagaggaggaaggcagtgttGTCATTCTGGATGCCAAGCTGTTCTacaagcagcaggagaaggaggtggcagAGAAGATCAAGGAGAGCCTGGCAGTGACTGAGTATGCCAAGCCATCCAGTGCAttggtgctgagtggtgtgTCCAGCAGTGTGGTGCAGTACACAGTGTTTGAAATGCAGCTGTCCTTTACTGTGCTGgatacagag gGTGCACCCACCAGTGACCTGGGCCACAAGAGTGATCCCTCGCAGGTCACGGCAAGTCTCTTGGGAGGTCCGCCAGGTGCCATCGTCATGGGCACCACAACAGTTCCCAACAGGAATGGCACTGCCATCTTCACCAACCTGTCTGTCAGCAAGCCCGGGGAAGGCTACAACCTCATTTTCACCATTACCTACCCCAGCTATGCTccagccctcaccaccaccctggaGGGGACATTCAG CTTGACACAGATGAGTGCAGCAATGGTCCTGCAGCAGCCCAGCATAGTGCAGGCCGGacaacccaccaccatcactgttcaCTTTGTTGACAAGGACTCTGGCTTGGTGCTTAATGGCCTGGCTTTCAag ggCAGACATTTGTGGGCAAACTGCTGGCAAAGACTGCTGAGGGACACTTTGAGGTTATCCAGAG
- the LOC135104988 gene encoding uncharacterized protein LOC135104988 isoform X1 codes for MGRHDLAHQRVRQCSADSKAPRVYSIVVCVDGVCVPDSSHSVLYRWARSPTIETVALLWSLPGSLLDLHGSFHNSKHCKLDHTDLVSSEAKSGNVFTKAFVGGVPCDIVDDNLELCDTLTREKVTCRSKAKLVGPMNVTVCVTGRGASEVTKIGRPSLADLLGGFQDPSLAFKTLNHTRVFLQQLTRI; via the exons GCAGTGCAGTGCAGACTCCAAGGCTCCCCGAGTGTACagcattgttgtgtgtgtggatggggtgTGTGTGCCAGACTCCTCACACTCTGTATTG TATCGCTGGGCAAGGTCACCTACTATTGAGACAGTAGCTCTTCTTTGGTCATTGCCAGGCTCTCTTTTGGATCTTCATGGCAGTTTCCACAACAGCAAACACTGCAAGCTTGACCACACTGATCTTGTCTCCAGTGAAGCTAAGAGTGGGAATGTTTTTACcaa GGCCTTTGTTGGAGGCGTCCCCTGTGATATAGTGGATGACAACCTGGAGCTCTGTGACACACTGACAAGGGAGAAGGTTACTTGTCGCTCCAAGGCTAAGCTGGTCGGCCCCATGAATGTCACTGTCTGCGTTACCGGAAGAGGCGCGTCTGAAGTGACCAAGATAGGAAG GCCATCACTAGCAGACCTCTTGGGTGGTTTCCAAGACCCCAGCTTggccttcaagacacttaaccatACCAGGGTCTTCCTCCAGCAGCTCACCAGAATATAA
- the LOC135104988 gene encoding fibrocystin-L-like isoform X2, with the protein MGRHDLAHQRVRQCSADSKAPRVYSIVVCVDGVCVPDSSHSVLYRWARSPTIETVALLWSLPGSLLDLHGSFHNSKHCKLDHTDLVSSEAKSGNVFTKAFVGGVPCDIVDDNLELCDTLTREKVTCRSKAKLVGPMNVTVCVTGRGASEVTKIGRYLDSQDRLYQFLTYAVVWRCVLPQGIMASY; encoded by the exons GCAGTGCAGTGCAGACTCCAAGGCTCCCCGAGTGTACagcattgttgtgtgtgtggatggggtgTGTGTGCCAGACTCCTCACACTCTGTATTG TATCGCTGGGCAAGGTCACCTACTATTGAGACAGTAGCTCTTCTTTGGTCATTGCCAGGCTCTCTTTTGGATCTTCATGGCAGTTTCCACAACAGCAAACACTGCAAGCTTGACCACACTGATCTTGTCTCCAGTGAAGCTAAGAGTGGGAATGTTTTTACcaa GGCCTTTGTTGGAGGCGTCCCCTGTGATATAGTGGATGACAACCTGGAGCTCTGTGACACACTGACAAGGGAGAAGGTTACTTGTCGCTCCAAGGCTAAGCTGGTCGGCCCCATGAATGTCACTGTCTGCGTTACCGGAAGAGGCGCGTCTGAAGTGACCAAGATAGGAAGGTACTTGGACTCCCAGGACAGGCTGTACCAGTTCCTCACATATGCTG TTGTATGGaggtgtgtcttacctcaaggaataaTGGCATCATACTAA
- the LOC135104988 gene encoding uncharacterized protein LOC135104988 isoform X5, with amino-acid sequence MNQYFFCHSCSLLPQAVQCRLQGSPSVQHCCVCGWGVCARLLTLCIGSLLDLHGSFHNSKHCKLDHTDLVSSEAKSGNVFTKAFVGGVPCDIVDDNLELCDTLTREKVTCRSKAKLVGPMNVTVCVTGRGASEVTKIGRPSLADLLGGFQDPSLAFKTLNHTRVFLQQLTRI; translated from the exons ATGAACCagtattttttctgtcattcttgttctcttttaccTCAGGCAGTGCAGTGCAGACTCCAAGGCTCCCCGAGTGTACagcattgttgtgtgtgtggatggggtgTGTGTGCCAGACTCCTCACACTCTGTATTG GCTCTCTTTTGGATCTTCATGGCAGTTTCCACAACAGCAAACACTGCAAGCTTGACCACACTGATCTTGTCTCCAGTGAAGCTAAGAGTGGGAATGTTTTTACcaa GGCCTTTGTTGGAGGCGTCCCCTGTGATATAGTGGATGACAACCTGGAGCTCTGTGACACACTGACAAGGGAGAAGGTTACTTGTCGCTCCAAGGCTAAGCTGGTCGGCCCCATGAATGTCACTGTCTGCGTTACCGGAAGAGGCGCGTCTGAAGTGACCAAGATAGGAAG GCCATCACTAGCAGACCTCTTGGGTGGTTTCCAAGACCCCAGCTTggccttcaagacacttaaccatACCAGGGTCTTCCTCCAGCAGCTCACCAGAATATAA
- the LOC135104988 gene encoding uncharacterized protein LOC135104988 isoform X3, with protein sequence MPRQCSADSKAPRVYSIVVCVDGVCVPDSSHSVLYRWARSPTIETVALLWSLPGSLLDLHGSFHNSKHCKLDHTDLVSSEAKSGNVFTKAFVGGVPCDIVDDNLELCDTLTREKVTCRSKAKLVGPMNVTVCVTGRGASEVTKIGRPSLADLLGGFQDPSLAFKTLNHTRVFLQQLTRI encoded by the exons GCAGTGCAGTGCAGACTCCAAGGCTCCCCGAGTGTACagcattgttgtgtgtgtggatggggtgTGTGTGCCAGACTCCTCACACTCTGTATTG TATCGCTGGGCAAGGTCACCTACTATTGAGACAGTAGCTCTTCTTTGGTCATTGCCAGGCTCTCTTTTGGATCTTCATGGCAGTTTCCACAACAGCAAACACTGCAAGCTTGACCACACTGATCTTGTCTCCAGTGAAGCTAAGAGTGGGAATGTTTTTACcaa GGCCTTTGTTGGAGGCGTCCCCTGTGATATAGTGGATGACAACCTGGAGCTCTGTGACACACTGACAAGGGAGAAGGTTACTTGTCGCTCCAAGGCTAAGCTGGTCGGCCCCATGAATGTCACTGTCTGCGTTACCGGAAGAGGCGCGTCTGAAGTGACCAAGATAGGAAG GCCATCACTAGCAGACCTCTTGGGTGGTTTCCAAGACCCCAGCTTggccttcaagacacttaaccatACCAGGGTCTTCCTCCAGCAGCTCACCAGAATATAA
- the LOC135104988 gene encoding uncharacterized protein LOC135104988 isoform X6 → MGRHDLAHQRVRQCSADSKAPRVYSIVVCVDGVCVPDSSHSVLYRWARSPTIETVALLWSLPGSLLDLHGSFHNSKHCKLDHTDLVSSEAKSGNVFTKAFVGGVPCDIVDDNLELCDTLTREKVTCRSKAKLVGPMNVTVCVTGRGASEVTKIGSDVLSWARI, encoded by the exons GCAGTGCAGTGCAGACTCCAAGGCTCCCCGAGTGTACagcattgttgtgtgtgtggatggggtgTGTGTGCCAGACTCCTCACACTCTGTATTG TATCGCTGGGCAAGGTCACCTACTATTGAGACAGTAGCTCTTCTTTGGTCATTGCCAGGCTCTCTTTTGGATCTTCATGGCAGTTTCCACAACAGCAAACACTGCAAGCTTGACCACACTGATCTTGTCTCCAGTGAAGCTAAGAGTGGGAATGTTTTTACcaa GGCCTTTGTTGGAGGCGTCCCCTGTGATATAGTGGATGACAACCTGGAGCTCTGTGACACACTGACAAGGGAGAAGGTTACTTGTCGCTCCAAGGCTAAGCTGGTCGGCCCCATGAATGTCACTGTCTGCGTTACCGGAAGAGGCGCGTCTGAAGTGACCAAGATAGGAAG tgaTGTGCTGAGTTGGGCAAGAATATGA